In Engraulis encrasicolus isolate BLACKSEA-1 chromosome 15, IST_EnEncr_1.0, whole genome shotgun sequence, the following proteins share a genomic window:
- the LOC134464820 gene encoding P2X purinoceptor 7-like — protein MKMSPAKLIQEQLASSEPKDVSAGCSCGQCEAISSASLLGSVCCCRGVEAYRALLEKLDPSADIPCLTLHPDFKTFCLNPCMLEVAYLDFGQKHGPLQAKTPQQFRYTAYRQVVCWAHGVLDEHVRKAIPSCVVAAIRRRFPEEGGIYRGFQRPHLEVEK, from the exons ATGAAGATGTCGCCTGCCAAGCTGATTCAGGAACAGCTCGCTTCGTCCGAACCAAAGGATGTCTCTGCTGG GTGCTCGTGTGGTCAATGTGAAGCAATATCATCAGCATCACTGCTGGGGAGTGTGTGCTGCTGCAGGGGGGTGGAGGCATACCGGGCCCTTCTAGAGAAATTGGATCCGTCAGCGGATATCCCCTGCCTGACGCTCCATCCAGATTTCAAAACCTTTTGCCTGAACCCGTGCATGCTGGAGGTAGCATATTTGGACTTCGGGCAGAAGCATGGCCCTCTCCAGGCCAAGACACCACA GCAATTTCGATACACAGCGTACAGGCAGGTTGTCTGCTGGGCTCATGGAGTTCTAGACGAACACGTGCGGAAGGCCATCCCTTCATGTGTTGTTGCAGCCATAAGGAGGCGATTTCCAGAAGAAGGGGGCATCTATAGAGGTTTCCAGAGGCCTCACTTGGAGGTTGAGAAATAA
- the LOC134463766 gene encoding uncharacterized protein LOC134463766, giving the protein MDYSAPVVEMEGEETPPQPPALDNAATEEIQETEAAAGGGAPMSNSDEYEPWEYTIRQEISRLLEENGGPKEVFGKILDEAYFKDNNSNVESYTGVPSFKVLMSMLDIILPDLQKTEGENVSHFQILLMTLMRLKCGLSTHQLAYIFDLEPLPAARTVRSTLYVLYKKIGCLVHWPERHCLQATMPHQFVEMFGNRVTVIIDCLECAVDWMLNAKYLIGITPYGSISFISAAFKGWASNKQVAEKCGLLQKLSSGDLVLAPNSGFDIKESLALVGASLKAPAVTAADHSTLSAEEVEENRKMDYVRNQMDRVMRFMRSKFTVLNERVNIGFMLPFEEEEDVIFWDAVVAVCCALTNMHPSVINV; this is encoded by the exons ATGG ACTACTCTGCACCTGTGGTTGAAATGGAAGGAGAAGAAACGCCGCCACAACCACCAGCCCTAGACAACGCAGCGACAGAGGAGATTCAGGAAACAGAAGCAGCTGCGGGAGGTGGCGCTCCAATGAGCAACTCTGATGAATACGAACCGTGGGAGTACACCATAAGACAAGAAATAAGCCGCCTGCTGGAGGAGAATGGCGGCCCGAAGGAAGTGTTCGGAAAGATCCTGGACGAGGCATATTTCAAAGACAACAATTCAAATGTGGAGTCCTACACTGGGGTTCCATCTTTTAAGGTATTAATGAGCATGTTGGACATTATTCTCCCTGATCTGCAGAAGACAGAAGGAGAAAACGTCTCCCATTTTCAAATACTCCTCATGACTCTCATGCGCTTAAAATGTGGTCTGTCCACCCATCAGCTTGCCTACATCTTTGACCTTGAACCGTTACCCGCAGCCCGTACGGTGAGAAGCACCTTGTACGTGCTCTATAAAAAAATTGGTTGTTTAGTTCATTGGCCAGAGCGTCACTGTCTACAGGCAACCATGCCGCATCAATTTGTTGAGATGTTTGGGAATCGAGTCACTGTTATCATTGACTGCTTGGAGTGTGCCGTTGACTGGATGCTCAATGCGAAATATCTCATTGGCATAACACCATACGGAAGCATCTCTTTCATTTCTGCTGCTTTTAAGGGGTGGGCCAGCAACAAGCAGGTCGCAGAAAAATGTGGCTTGCTTCAGAAGCTGTCATCCGGGGACCTAGTATTGGCACCGAACAGTGGGTTTGATATTAAAGAAAGCCTTGCCCTTGTGGGTGCCTCACTGAAAGCCCCAGCCGTTACCGCAGCAGACCACAGCACACTTAGTGccgaagaggtggaggagaacagGAAGATGGACTATGTCAGGAACCAGATGGACAGAGTGATGAGGTTCATGCGCTCAAAGTTCACTGTGTTAAATGAGAGGGTAAACATTGGGTTTATGCTGCcttttgaggaggaggaggatgtgattTTCTGGGATGCAGTTGTCGCTGTGTGCTGCGCTTTGACAAACATGCATCCAAGTGTTATCAATGTGTAA